In Pigmentibacter ruber, a genomic segment contains:
- a CDS encoding SCO family protein — MSKKINLLQKNKSILNLIISGMILFSFQLKINAETLVQEKQGEIYEKLNTKLDLSLKFKDQSGNTVFFSDLLKNEKVLILTLNYYKCTTMCALQFVNLADSLKKLGWKIGEGFRIATVSFDPKDTVEIAAEKHKVWVPKTGQESAKWDFLVADEDSIKKLTKQLNFYYEYEPRTGEYSHAAALFFIKKDGTFYRYLYGIVYEPKEIKQAIIETSSGELGSFIEKIMTKFSKYKEQNGKYVSILNNQ; from the coding sequence ATGTCCAAAAAAATAAATCTACTGCAAAAAAACAAAAGTATTTTAAATCTCATTATATCTGGAATGATATTATTTTCATTTCAACTTAAAATTAATGCTGAAACTTTAGTGCAAGAAAAACAAGGGGAAATTTACGAAAAATTAAATACAAAATTAGATTTATCATTAAAATTTAAAGATCAATCTGGAAATACAGTTTTTTTTAGTGATTTATTAAAAAATGAAAAGGTATTAATTCTTACACTCAACTATTATAAATGTACGACAATGTGTGCTTTACAATTTGTTAATTTAGCTGATTCTCTTAAAAAACTTGGTTGGAAAATTGGTGAAGGTTTTAGAATAGCAACAGTTAGTTTTGATCCAAAAGATACTGTAGAAATTGCAGCTGAAAAACATAAAGTCTGGGTACCTAAGACTGGGCAAGAGTCAGCTAAATGGGATTTTTTAGTTGCTGATGAAGATTCAATTAAAAAGTTAACTAAACAATTAAATTTTTATTATGAATATGAACCTAGAACGGGAGAATATTCTCATGCAGCGGCTTTGTTTTTTATAAAAAAAGATGGAACATTTTATCGCTACTTATATGGAATAGTGTATGAGCCAAAAGAAATAAAACAAGCAATTATTGAAACAAGTTCTGGCGAGTTGGGTTCATTTATTGAGAAAATTATGACTAAGTTTAGCAAATATAAAGAACAAAATGGTAAATATGTTTCTATTTTAAATAATCAATAA
- a CDS encoding SAM-dependent methyltransferase — MISKRPLLTTKITMEDFLNYYWLKEELRAFCTKYKLPTSGSKEELQKQIEHFLKTGTKLPKKISTQKSKVKDSDNNITLKTLVKNFRNDAKTRKFFAQQIGKNFHFNEYLREFAKKNLENNTELTYGNLVKGWIESEELKKQKNYKSKIGSQFEYMTFIRDFFAFEKNKSKKEAIAAWNSIKLLPGKRTYENYLKNIKSQEIDNYKKNNLTPDPTAVRVALWRALHVLKDLPPHIFKDEIALKVIDPEIDWQSRADMHLDNTKGFRASIVARSRFIEDIVLEKIKFGIKQYLIFGAGIDTFVHRHPELENKVSIFEIDKKETQEWKISRFKALGYNKAKNLNYISVDLSGKISWYEKLINSKFDLKSPSITAIAGVSLYLSKKANLQLLAQFAKFPKGSIVILSFILPIELLEEKEKNNFKQVILRAKQAGTPFLSFFSPHELLIYAKNAGFKKVTHVGKKEIINLYFKDRKDDFLPSSGEEYIIACT; from the coding sequence ATGATATCTAAGAGACCTTTATTAACAACAAAAATTACTATGGAAGATTTCTTAAATTATTATTGGCTTAAAGAAGAATTAAGAGCTTTTTGTACAAAATATAAGCTTCCAACTTCTGGTTCAAAAGAAGAATTGCAAAAACAAATTGAACATTTTTTAAAAACTGGCACAAAATTACCTAAAAAAATTTCAACTCAAAAATCAAAAGTCAAAGATAGTGATAACAATATCACATTAAAAACTTTGGTTAAAAATTTTAGAAATGATGCTAAAACAAGAAAATTTTTCGCCCAACAAATTGGAAAAAATTTTCATTTTAATGAGTATTTAAGAGAATTTGCAAAAAAAAATTTAGAAAATAATACAGAGCTTACTTATGGAAATTTAGTAAAAGGCTGGATTGAAAGTGAAGAATTAAAAAAGCAGAAAAATTATAAAAGCAAAATTGGATCACAGTTTGAATACATGACATTTATTCGAGATTTTTTTGCTTTTGAAAAGAATAAATCAAAAAAAGAAGCTATTGCCGCTTGGAATTCAATAAAGTTATTGCCAGGAAAAAGAACTTATGAAAATTATTTAAAAAATATAAAGTCGCAAGAAATTGACAATTACAAAAAAAACAATCTAACTCCAGATCCTACCGCTGTGCGAGTGGCTTTATGGCGTGCTTTACATGTTTTAAAAGATTTACCTCCGCATATCTTTAAAGATGAAATTGCTTTAAAAGTAATTGATCCTGAGATAGATTGGCAATCAAGAGCTGATATGCATCTAGATAATACAAAAGGTTTTAGAGCAAGTATCGTTGCTCGAAGCCGTTTTATTGAAGACATTGTTCTTGAAAAAATAAAATTTGGAATAAAGCAATATCTCATTTTTGGAGCAGGGATAGATACTTTTGTTCACCGTCACCCTGAATTGGAAAATAAAGTATCAATTTTTGAAATTGATAAAAAAGAAACTCAAGAATGGAAAATTTCACGATTTAAGGCATTAGGATACAATAAAGCTAAAAATTTGAATTATATTTCTGTTGATTTATCGGGAAAAATTTCTTGGTATGAAAAATTAATAAATTCTAAATTTGATTTAAAATCTCCATCAATAACAGCAATTGCTGGAGTTTCATTATATCTTTCCAAAAAAGCAAATTTACAATTGCTGGCTCAATTCGCAAAATTTCCTAAAGGATCTATTGTTATTTTGAGTTTTATTTTGCCAATTGAACTACTCGAAGAAAAAGAAAAAAATAACTTTAAACAAGTAATATTACGTGCTAAACAAGCAGGTACACCTTTTCTCAGTTTCTTCTCACCGCATGAACTGTTAATTTATGCTAAAAATGCGGGATTTAAAAAAGTAACGCACGTGGGAAAAAAAGAAATCATAAATTTATATTTTAAAGATCGAAAAGATGATTTTCTTCCCAGCAGCGGAGAAGAATATATTATAGCTTGTACATGA
- the fusA gene encoding elongation factor G has translation MSISNLELRKYRNIGIMAHIDAGKTTTSERILYYTGRSHKLGEVHEGTATMDWMVQEQERGITITSAATTTFWKDHRINLIDTPGHVDFTVEVERSLRVLDGAVAVFDAANGVEPQSETVWRQADRYKVPRVAFLNKMDKVGADPEMCIQSMKEKLNANVAFAQISLGVENSFTGVVDLVNLQAYVWPSDDKDTQPVIQEIPAHLQDDALLYRQVLIENLADFDDTLAEAVLTDAKVTTEQIKNALRKAVIDLKIVPIFMGSSFRNKGIQPLLDAVIDYLPSPLDLPPVEGVEIEGVVKSGKRLSQEDEAFSGIVFKIMTDPFVGALFFMRIYSGSIKTGDAVLNTLKNKKERVTKILRMHANDREELQVASAGEIVAVVGLKFATTGDTLCDINAPIAYESMKFPDPVISLAIEPKSSGDLDKLQQSLNKLAQEDPSLKVSTSEETGQVLISGMGELHLQIIADRLLREFKVNANVGNPQVSYRECISISAKASDSFSRTISNKTFSAKVSLEIEPNNEKTSVEIEVPAKSMVPASIVGAIKEALLGSVGSGTLCGYPLVNLKVKVTDYSFDSQAIDDVVYKVAASNALRTALSAAKPVMMEPIMKVEVVVPPDYSGTIVSDINSRRGHVAGLDSRGHLQVVHANIPLSCLFGYETDIRSLSQGRASSSMHFSHYEVLPKNLQDKILGVI, from the coding sequence ATGTCTATTAGTAATCTGGAATTAAGAAAATATCGCAATATTGGTATTATGGCACATATTGATGCAGGAAAAACAACTACTTCTGAGCGAATTTTATACTACACAGGACGTAGCCATAAATTAGGTGAAGTGCATGAAGGTACGGCAACAATGGATTGGATGGTTCAAGAACAGGAAAGAGGAATCACAATTACTTCCGCAGCCACAACCACATTTTGGAAAGATCACCGGATTAATTTAATAGACACTCCTGGCCATGTTGATTTTACTGTTGAGGTGGAGCGTTCGTTGCGCGTACTTGATGGCGCAGTTGCAGTATTTGATGCTGCTAACGGTGTAGAGCCACAGTCTGAAACCGTTTGGAGACAAGCTGATCGCTACAAGGTACCAAGGGTTGCTTTTTTAAATAAGATGGATAAAGTTGGTGCAGATCCTGAGATGTGTATTCAATCTATGAAAGAAAAACTAAATGCAAATGTTGCATTTGCGCAAATTTCATTAGGCGTTGAAAATAGTTTTACTGGGGTCGTCGATCTTGTAAATTTACAAGCTTACGTTTGGCCTTCTGATGACAAAGATACTCAACCTGTAATCCAAGAAATTCCTGCTCATTTACAAGATGATGCTTTATTATATAGACAAGTCTTAATAGAAAATCTTGCTGATTTTGATGATACCCTTGCCGAAGCAGTTTTAACAGATGCAAAGGTAACTACTGAGCAAATTAAAAATGCTTTAAGAAAAGCGGTTATAGATTTAAAAATCGTTCCAATTTTTATGGGTTCTTCTTTTAGAAACAAAGGAATTCAGCCATTACTTGATGCTGTAATCGATTATCTGCCTTCACCTTTAGATTTACCTCCAGTTGAAGGAGTCGAAATAGAAGGTGTTGTAAAAAGTGGAAAACGCCTTTCTCAAGAAGACGAAGCCTTTTCAGGAATTGTTTTTAAAATAATGACTGATCCTTTTGTTGGAGCTTTATTTTTTATGCGCATTTATTCTGGTTCTATTAAAACTGGTGATGCAGTGTTAAATACATTAAAAAATAAAAAAGAACGAGTCACTAAAATTCTTCGTATGCATGCAAATGATAGAGAAGAATTACAAGTTGCATCTGCTGGTGAAATTGTAGCTGTAGTAGGTTTAAAATTTGCAACAACAGGTGATACATTATGTGATATAAATGCTCCAATTGCTTATGAGTCAATGAAGTTTCCTGATCCTGTAATTTCTTTAGCTATAGAACCAAAAAGTAGTGGTGATTTAGATAAATTACAACAAAGTCTAAATAAATTAGCTCAAGAAGATCCCTCATTAAAAGTTTCTACTAGTGAAGAAACAGGACAAGTTCTTATTTCTGGTATGGGTGAGTTGCATTTACAAATTATTGCTGACCGTTTGCTACGTGAATTTAAGGTAAATGCGAATGTTGGAAATCCTCAAGTTTCCTATCGAGAATGTATTTCTATTTCTGCAAAAGCAAGTGACTCCTTTAGTAGAACAATTTCTAACAAAACATTTTCTGCTAAAGTTTCACTTGAAATAGAACCAAATAATGAAAAAACTAGTGTAGAAATAGAAGTTCCAGCTAAATCAATGGTTCCTGCTAGTATTGTAGGAGCTATTAAAGAAGCTTTGCTAGGTTCTGTTGGAAGTGGTACATTATGTGGGTATCCTCTTGTAAATTTAAAGGTTAAGGTAACCGATTATTCCTTCGATTCTCAAGCAATTGATGATGTTGTTTATAAAGTTGCAGCAAGCAATGCTTTAAGAACGGCATTAAGTGCAGCAAAACCTGTCATGATGGAACCTATCATGAAAGTTGAAGTGGTTGTTCCTCCTGATTATAGTGGAACTATAGTTTCAGATATCAATAGCAGACGTGGACATGTTGCAGGACTTGATTCCAGAGGACACTTACAAGTGGTGCATGCAAATATCCCTTTATCTTGTTTATTTGGGTATGAGACTGATATTCGCTCCTTATCCCAAGGAAGAGCAAGCAGTTCAATGCATTTTTCGCATTATGAAGTTCTTCCGAAGAACCTACAAGATAAAATTTTAGGAGTTATCTGA
- the pckA gene encoding phosphoenolpyruvate carboxykinase (ATP): MLNEYGIKNAEIFHNLLPAELYEHAIKYEMGSIITSTGALSARSGEKTGRSPKDKRIVRHPESETFVNWGDVNIPISEEGFNANKQKAIDYFKNQPRLYVFDVFAGWEKSCQLKVRVICSRPYHALFVSNMFILPSKVELENFGQPDCIIYNAGAESANEDIPEVTSKTSICLNLEAKEIVILGTEYAGEMKKGIFSIMNYLMPQKNILSMHCSVTEGEQGDVSILLGLSGTGKTTLSADPKRKLIGDDEHCWSEQGIFNIEGGCYAKCDHLSMEKEPDIFQAIRFGSLLENVILDPKSRVADYNDLSITENTRASYKIDYIKNSKVPCVTSHANNIIFLTCDAFGVFPPVSLLTSEQALYYFMSGYTAKISGTEVGVKEPSATFSACFGAPFMVCPPQKYAELLDEKLKTFPKVKTWLINTGWTGGGYGSGERISLKYTRAILDSIHAGTLKDETFKNFEVFNLKIPVNVSNVPSEILDPRNTWRDKEAYDLSRKKIAQMFIENFKKIKGSSLIAQVGPQL, from the coding sequence ATGCTAAACGAATATGGAATTAAAAATGCTGAAATTTTTCATAACTTATTACCAGCTGAATTATATGAACACGCAATTAAATATGAAATGGGTTCTATCATAACTTCTACAGGAGCATTATCTGCAAGATCTGGCGAAAAGACAGGAAGAAGTCCTAAAGATAAACGTATTGTAAGACATCCAGAAAGTGAAACATTTGTAAATTGGGGCGATGTAAATATCCCAATTTCTGAAGAAGGATTTAATGCAAATAAGCAAAAAGCTATTGATTATTTTAAAAATCAACCTCGTTTGTATGTTTTTGATGTTTTTGCTGGATGGGAAAAATCGTGTCAACTAAAAGTAAGAGTTATTTGTTCCAGACCTTATCATGCTTTATTTGTTTCAAATATGTTTATTTTACCTTCAAAAGTTGAATTAGAAAATTTTGGGCAACCAGATTGTATTATTTATAATGCTGGAGCAGAAAGTGCTAATGAAGATATTCCAGAAGTAACATCTAAAACAAGTATCTGTCTTAATTTAGAAGCTAAAGAAATTGTTATTCTTGGTACTGAATATGCTGGGGAAATGAAAAAAGGCATTTTTAGTATTATGAATTATTTAATGCCACAAAAAAATATTTTATCAATGCATTGTTCAGTAACTGAAGGTGAGCAAGGAGATGTGAGTATACTTTTAGGATTATCTGGAACAGGGAAAACAACTCTTTCGGCAGATCCAAAAAGAAAATTAATAGGTGATGATGAACATTGTTGGAGTGAGCAGGGAATATTTAATATTGAGGGCGGCTGTTACGCTAAATGTGATCATCTTTCTATGGAAAAAGAACCAGATATATTTCAAGCAATTCGTTTTGGAAGTCTATTAGAAAATGTAATTTTAGATCCGAAATCTAGAGTGGCTGATTATAATGACTTATCAATTACAGAAAATACAAGAGCATCATATAAAATTGATTATATAAAAAATTCTAAGGTACCATGCGTAACTAGCCATGCAAATAATATAATCTTTTTAACATGTGATGCTTTTGGTGTTTTTCCACCTGTAAGTTTATTAACTTCAGAACAAGCACTTTATTATTTTATGAGTGGCTATACTGCTAAAATTTCAGGGACTGAGGTTGGAGTAAAAGAGCCTTCAGCAACATTTTCAGCTTGTTTTGGAGCACCTTTTATGGTGTGTCCACCCCAAAAATATGCAGAATTGTTAGATGAAAAATTAAAAACATTTCCAAAAGTAAAAACTTGGCTCATTAATACTGGCTGGACTGGTGGAGGCTATGGCTCTGGTGAGCGTATTTCATTGAAATACACAAGGGCAATTCTTGATTCCATTCATGCTGGCACTTTAAAAGATGAAACATTCAAAAATTTTGAAGTCTTTAATCTAAAAATACCAGTTAATGTAAGTAATGTTCCAAGCGAAATATTAGATCCAAGAAATACTTGGAGAGATAAAGAAGCATATGATTTATCAAGAAAAAAAATAGCCCAAATGTTTATTGAAAATTTCAAAAAGATAAAAGGCAGCTCTTTAATAGCACAAGTGGGTCCACAATTATAA
- a CDS encoding methyl-accepting chemotaxis protein, whose amino-acid sequence MKILNKLSLKAKLNLLNGTLALFLLLVSAVAQFGIHSSNLIIEQLSSNESSHWLNQSLIVKSDIQVAVRVAFEPYAEGKPVAAAPIKDANDSIKTFEQNLDKFAAESKFTAEDNTKFNKLKDQWKTIKENLTLILKNMQEAKLKREEINAQILKTEDAFLNINDILSEILAGNRKKTLELHTTAQFKEKIYFAGLFTLLLLTITISIISFVFTIRLNRSFKKLSTDLFNRSKEITTVVSSLKDSSDSLNSAINEQSHSIHDTTAAINQMNSTVNNTTLNTRELFDVSKSSLERAESGKLIMSNLVTAMEEIHKSNEQLQEISQIITQINTKTAVINDIVSKTELLSLNASIESARAGEQGKGFAVVAEEVGNLAKISGKSSKEIQDLISKSEEQVSRIIDQTKKRVDDVKEVTNNAQKSFEDISENISSLSNFIEKITMATQEQEIGIKQVSSAMENIERSTTNIQKSIGVTSNCSENLVEQGNKLEFASKDIEKLISGY is encoded by the coding sequence ATGAAGATTTTAAATAAACTTTCTTTAAAAGCAAAATTAAACCTTTTAAATGGCACTCTAGCATTATTTTTGTTACTTGTTAGTGCCGTCGCCCAATTTGGAATTCATTCTAGTAATTTAATAATTGAACAACTTTCTTCAAATGAGTCCTCACATTGGTTAAATCAATCCTTAATTGTAAAATCTGATATTCAAGTTGCAGTACGAGTAGCATTTGAACCTTATGCTGAAGGGAAACCTGTCGCAGCTGCTCCTATAAAAGATGCAAATGATTCTATTAAAACATTCGAACAAAATTTGGATAAATTTGCTGCTGAAAGTAAATTTACTGCAGAAGACAATACTAAATTTAACAAATTAAAGGATCAATGGAAAACAATTAAAGAAAATTTGACTTTAATTTTAAAAAACATGCAAGAAGCTAAACTAAAGCGAGAAGAAATTAACGCTCAAATATTAAAAACTGAAGATGCTTTTTTAAATATTAATGATATTCTAAGTGAAATATTAGCTGGAAATAGAAAAAAAACATTAGAACTTCATACTACAGCTCAATTCAAAGAAAAAATATATTTTGCAGGACTTTTTACATTACTTTTATTAACAATTACAATTTCAATTATTAGCTTTGTTTTTACAATAAGATTAAATAGAAGTTTTAAAAAACTAAGTACAGATCTTTTTAACCGTTCCAAAGAAATTACTACTGTTGTTAGTTCTTTAAAAGATAGCTCAGATTCCCTTAATTCAGCTATTAATGAACAATCTCATTCTATTCATGATACTACTGCAGCAATCAATCAAATGAATTCAACAGTAAATAATACAACATTAAATACACGAGAATTATTTGATGTCTCTAAAAGCTCTTTAGAAAGAGCAGAGAGTGGCAAATTAATCATGTCAAATTTAGTCACAGCAATGGAAGAAATTCATAAATCTAATGAACAATTACAAGAAATAAGTCAAATAATAACCCAAATAAATACGAAAACTGCAGTAATAAACGATATAGTTTCAAAAACTGAATTACTTTCTCTCAATGCTTCTATTGAGTCGGCAAGGGCTGGTGAGCAAGGAAAAGGCTTTGCAGTTGTTGCAGAAGAAGTCGGCAATTTAGCTAAAATAAGTGGAAAATCATCAAAAGAAATTCAAGATTTAATCTCAAAAAGCGAAGAACAAGTTTCTAGAATTATAGATCAAACTAAAAAAAGAGTTGATGATGTAAAAGAAGTAACAAATAATGCGCAAAAATCGTTTGAAGATATCTCAGAAAATATTTCATCTCTCTCTAATTTTATTGAAAAAATTACTATGGCTACACAAGAACAAGAAATAGGTATTAAACAAGTATCTAGTGCAATGGAAAATATAGAACGTTCCACTACCAATATTCAAAAATCTATTGGAGTAACAAGTAATTGTTCAGAAAATTTAGTAGAACAAGGAAATAAATTAGAATTTGCTTCAAAAGATATAGAGAAATTAATTAGTGGTTATTGA
- a CDS encoding amidohydrolase family protein — MQATKIISKFCYLIISLIFIFPIFPHNRYILNNALIITSENNFIPFLGYIEINNDIIENVQQGLYKNETQNINIINCNQKYIVPGFIDSHTHTESIPGMTSQQKLNKLNKDIVKNYYAQLPKSYLYFGYTTILDLSLGNKKGIEEFNSNILHPQLLISGGPIAEKGGYPLHFLKSDHSFHSIDSNAKNYKTQINTAINNIINNNGVILKLYHEKGFEKNESLPNLSEKSFIYSIDQAHKNKIPVIIHANSLEAYHETIELNHDGYAHGLWRWGHLNYNPKELPPEVKNILNKIITYKIAYQPTTQVMHGILSLYDHNFLEQEDVRKIIPKKLVDWLKNEKNQIVANEIKSGISKEQALEVFNKGQQALNYLAKRNAFLLFGSDTPSAAIHTNLPGYNGYLEMLNWSKAGVTNSQILKAATIDNAKFLNLDTKIGSIAKNKTANLILLDKNPLDKIEHVNSIQKIILNGKIIARDELISNL; from the coding sequence ATGCAGGCAACAAAAATTATTAGCAAATTCTGTTACTTAATTATTTCATTAATTTTTATTTTTCCAATCTTTCCACATAATAGATATATATTAAATAATGCCTTAATAATAACTAGTGAAAACAATTTTATTCCTTTTCTGGGTTACATTGAAATTAATAATGACATTATTGAAAATGTCCAACAAGGACTATATAAAAATGAAACTCAAAATATTAATATTATAAATTGTAACCAAAAATATATTGTTCCTGGGTTTATAGATTCACATACTCATACTGAAAGTATTCCTGGAATGACATCTCAACAAAAACTAAATAAATTAAATAAAGATATTGTAAAAAATTATTATGCTCAACTTCCAAAAAGTTATTTGTATTTTGGATATACCACAATTCTTGATTTATCACTTGGAAATAAAAAAGGAATTGAAGAATTTAATTCAAATATTTTGCATCCACAGTTATTAATAAGTGGTGGGCCTATAGCAGAAAAAGGAGGATATCCTTTACACTTTTTAAAAAGTGATCATTCATTTCATTCTATTGACAGCAATGCAAAAAATTACAAAACTCAAATAAATACTGCTATTAACAATATTATTAATAATAATGGAGTTATTTTGAAGCTGTACCATGAAAAAGGTTTTGAAAAAAATGAATCGTTACCTAACCTTTCAGAAAAGAGTTTCATTTATAGCATAGATCAAGCTCATAAGAATAAAATTCCAGTTATTATTCATGCGAATTCACTTGAAGCATATCATGAAACAATAGAATTAAATCATGATGGTTATGCTCATGGTTTATGGAGATGGGGACATCTTAATTACAATCCGAAAGAACTCCCTCCTGAAGTTAAAAATATTCTAAATAAAATTATTACTTACAAAATAGCTTATCAACCAACTACACAAGTTATGCACGGAATATTGTCACTTTATGATCATAATTTTTTAGAACAAGAAGATGTGCGGAAAATAATTCCAAAAAAATTAGTGGACTGGCTAAAAAATGAAAAAAATCAGATTGTCGCAAACGAAATAAAATCAGGTATATCTAAAGAACAGGCTCTTGAAGTTTTTAATAAGGGGCAGCAAGCATTAAATTATTTAGCAAAACGTAATGCATTTTTACTTTTTGGAAGCGATACTCCATCTGCCGCAATTCATACAAATTTACCAGGATACAATGGATATTTAGAAATGCTTAATTGGTCAAAAGCTGGAGTCACAAATTCTCAAATATTAAAAGCAGCAACTATTGACAATGCTAAATTTCTTAACCTTGATACAAAAATAGGTTCAATTGCAAAAAATAAGACCGCAAATTTAATCCTTCTTGATAAAAATCCACTCGATAAAATTGAACATGTAAATTCTATTCAAAAAATTATTTTAAATGGAAAAATTATTGCAAGAGATGAATTAATTTCTAACCTTTAA
- the proC gene encoding pyrroline-5-carboxylate reductase: MSKILSGKIVVIGFGNIGKALVRGLQITGHEVEIYVCDRGELPAHEEFPEGLDFNKITYLNYDSIPNLKNSLFLNENDTIILSVKPQNFIEAIERWKSVFLNNQNFPLIISVLAGTPTDVIHKYFSEECPVVRSMPNIAATIDCSATVISGSKKTPKHFLERAKIIFDAVGKTWITNEDQLDAVTGLSGSGPAYIYMVIEAMADGGVKMGLSRQLSIELATQTVLGAAKLVQETKIHPAVLRDQVTTPGGTTISAIHELEKFGLRPMLISAVVTASERSAALAKLVETKIKDQV, encoded by the coding sequence TTGAGCAAAATTCTTTCAGGAAAAATTGTTGTAATTGGTTTTGGAAATATAGGTAAAGCTCTTGTGAGAGGGCTACAAATCACAGGCCATGAAGTCGAAATATACGTTTGTGATAGGGGAGAACTGCCCGCTCATGAAGAATTTCCCGAAGGACTAGATTTTAACAAAATTACATATTTAAATTATGATAGTATCCCTAATTTAAAAAATAGTTTATTTCTAAATGAAAATGATACCATTATATTATCGGTTAAACCACAAAATTTTATTGAAGCCATTGAACGTTGGAAGTCTGTTTTTCTAAATAATCAGAATTTTCCTTTGATTATTTCAGTTCTTGCAGGAACTCCTACAGACGTTATTCATAAATACTTTTCAGAAGAATGCCCTGTTGTACGGAGCATGCCAAATATTGCTGCAACAATCGATTGCTCTGCAACCGTAATTAGTGGCAGCAAAAAAACTCCAAAACATTTTTTGGAACGAGCCAAAATTATTTTTGATGCAGTGGGAAAAACTTGGATTACAAATGAAGATCAACTAGATGCTGTTACTGGGTTGAGTGGTAGTGGTCCAGCCTACATCTACATGGTAATTGAAGCCATGGCAGATGGAGGGGTTAAAATGGGATTATCTCGACAGCTTTCGATAGAACTTGCAACGCAAACTGTATTAGGTGCTGCAAAACTTGTTCAAGAAACAAAAATACATCCTGCTGTTTTGCGCGACCAAGTGACTACACCTGGCGGAACTACAATTAGCGCTATTCATGAATTGGAAAAATTTGGCTTAAGACCCATGCTCATTTCAGCTGTCGTAACCGCTTCAGAACGCAGTGCCGCGTTAGCTAAACTAGTAGAAACAAAAATAAAAGATCAAGTTTAA
- a CDS encoding GFA family protein — protein sequence MSSIHQRRGQCHCGAISYIVEGKEVYHSLCHCTDCRCWSGAPMVGWIAFKNEQIKITGNPIAYASSKNAQRYFCGACGTGLFYRNETMLPGLIDIHSGTLDDLDANPPDSQVMVKERVSWLDHFEKLPKFQTYPGKD from the coding sequence ATGAGTTCAATACATCAAAGGCGCGGACAATGTCATTGTGGAGCAATTTCTTATATTGTTGAGGGCAAAGAAGTTTATCACTCCTTGTGTCACTGCACTGATTGTCGGTGTTGGTCAGGTGCCCCTATGGTGGGATGGATCGCTTTTAAAAATGAACAAATTAAAATTACTGGAAATCCTATTGCGTATGCTTCTTCTAAGAATGCACAACGTTACTTTTGTGGAGCCTGTGGCACAGGGTTATTTTATCGAAATGAAACTATGCTTCCAGGTTTAATTGATATTCACTCTGGAACGTTAGATGATTTAGACGCAAATCCTCCTGATTCTCAAGTTATGGTAAAAGAAAGAGTTTCTTGGCTGGATCACTTTGAAAAATTACCTAAATTTCAAACTTACCCAGGCAAAGATTAA
- a CDS encoding c-type cytochrome, translating to MKLLKLIFILILFIDLKVYADKNDQLLTQGKALYNQHCVMCHGASGAGDGPVGSNLSKKIPPFKKYSDKQIIDILNGGKRDVMPDYRTTLTAEQKEAIAKYINSL from the coding sequence ATGAAATTGCTAAAATTAATTTTTATTTTAATCCTATTCATAGATCTTAAAGTTTATGCGGATAAAAATGATCAATTACTTACTCAAGGTAAAGCATTATACAATCAACATTGTGTGATGTGTCACGGAGCTTCAGGAGCGGGTGACGGTCCTGTTGGGAGCAATTTATCTAAGAAAATTCCTCCATTTAAAAAATATAGTGACAAACAGATTATTGATATTTTAAATGGTGGAAAAAGAGATGTTATGCCTGATTATCGAACCACATTAACTGCAGAGCAAAAAGAAGCCATAGCAAAATATATAAATTCTTTATAA